One Calditrichota bacterium genomic window carries:
- a CDS encoding capsule assembly Wzi family protein: YHETREDSLQAKKYFAGHRLEINPVFWLSLGLSETVIFKGRSFEPAYLNPVMFLRSAEHYLGSPDNMMMSADFRLLPFNNVAIYGELLLDDITTTKLGTDWYGNKFGYLTGVFWAKVPLVPDFDFRAEYVRLRPFVYSHENSVNYSHYASTLGHWTGPNSDLLWLRANFYPHFRFRISAEFQFRRYGENSEGENVGGDIEKFWTEEAGSETKFLAGRRVDQLDASWGIEYEFLPQIYFRAGIIFLRTTEKTRSGQAQSTSSLSLWTSLGMNF; encoded by the coding sequence TATCATGAAACCCGAGAAGATTCCCTGCAGGCGAAAAAATATTTCGCTGGGCATCGGCTGGAAATAAATCCCGTCTTCTGGCTGTCGCTGGGATTGTCCGAGACTGTCATTTTCAAAGGCAGAAGCTTCGAGCCGGCGTACTTGAATCCGGTGATGTTTTTGCGCAGCGCCGAGCACTATTTGGGCAGTCCGGATAACATGATGATGTCCGCAGATTTCAGGCTTTTACCTTTCAATAATGTTGCAATTTACGGCGAGTTGCTGCTGGACGATATTACAACTACAAAATTAGGAACGGACTGGTACGGAAATAAGTTTGGCTATCTAACGGGTGTTTTTTGGGCAAAAGTGCCGTTGGTTCCTGATTTCGATTTTCGCGCCGAATACGTGCGGTTGCGCCCGTTTGTCTATTCCCACGAAAATTCCGTAAATTACAGCCATTACGCCTCAACGCTGGGACACTGGACAGGCCCCAACAGCGATCTGCTTTGGCTGCGGGCAAATTTTTATCCCCATTTTCGTTTTCGCATCAGCGCTGAGTTTCAGTTCCGCCGTTATGGTGAAAATAGCGAAGGTGAAAACGTCGGCGGCGACATCGAGAAGTTTTGGACTGAAGAAGCAGGGTCGGAGACGAAATTTCTTGCTGGCCGCCGCGTCGATCAACTTGATGCGAGCTGGGGCATTGAGTATGAATTTTTGCCACAAATTTATTTTCGGGCGGGAATAATTTTTTTGCGAACGACTGAGAAAACCCGCAGCGGGCAAGCGCAGAGCACCTCCTCGCTGAGTTTGTGGACTTCGCTGGGGATGAATTTTTAG
- a CDS encoding flippase: MAGREKSRRNQFSSKNLISESDKNLKLIAAGARIDLVGRIFNALLRYLYVFLLARFLGADGMGVFFLAVVIVEFVSMFSRLGLETGVLKFIPMHKEIGRIKGVLVRSLQFTLTAAIAAAAILWLGADFLAQQVFHKPGLAFVMKIISLGIPFSGMMWIFISGTQAFHTMKYRSVVEFFVNPTLNVVLFLAFIFAGKKLAAPALAYVISFFCAAIVGFLALKKLFPAISNKEIRPQFATRELLHFSLPLVMINILSMVLMWTDTVMVGYFRTAEEVGIYSAAAKTAFFVNFVLMAFTSIFAPRISQLYHQGKIDELERLFKTVTRWIFSLSLPVFLLMILLGKDVLSLFGAKFSSGFFALALLSAGYLINASVGSVRYMLTMAEKEKVALWDTIALSALNVVLNIFFIPRFGINGAAAATAISVMLINWLMLAQVRSYLKIHPYEKAFFKPLLAGILIVIASYFFIQQWGGQLIVLKIFVLTLTVVTGYLIILRILGVDEQDRFVLRALRWK; the protein is encoded by the coding sequence ATGGCGGGAAGAGAAAAAAGCAGGAGAAATCAGTTTTCTTCAAAAAACCTGATTTCTGAATCTGATAAAAATCTGAAATTAATCGCTGCCGGCGCGCGCATCGATCTCGTCGGCAGGATTTTCAATGCTTTGCTTCGCTATTTGTACGTTTTTTTGCTGGCGCGATTTCTGGGTGCCGACGGCATGGGCGTGTTCTTTTTGGCGGTCGTCATTGTGGAATTTGTCTCCATGTTCTCGCGGCTGGGGTTGGAGACCGGCGTGCTCAAGTTCATTCCCATGCACAAAGAGATCGGCAGAATAAAAGGCGTGCTGGTTCGTTCTTTGCAATTCACTTTGACGGCAGCCATTGCGGCGGCGGCGATTTTGTGGCTCGGCGCTGATTTTTTGGCGCAGCAGGTGTTTCACAAGCCGGGTCTGGCGTTCGTGATGAAAATTATCTCGCTGGGAATTCCTTTTTCCGGCATGATGTGGATTTTCATCTCCGGCACGCAGGCGTTTCACACCATGAAATATCGCAGCGTCGTGGAATTTTTCGTCAACCCGACGTTGAACGTTGTTTTGTTTCTGGCGTTCATCTTTGCCGGGAAAAAACTTGCCGCGCCGGCGCTGGCCTACGTGATTTCTTTTTTCTGCGCCGCTATTGTCGGCTTTCTGGCGTTGAAAAAATTATTTCCGGCGATCTCCAACAAGGAAATACGTCCACAATTTGCCACGCGGGAGCTGTTGCATTTTTCCCTGCCGCTGGTGATGATTAACATCCTTTCCATGGTGCTGATGTGGACGGATACGGTCATGGTCGGCTATTTCCGGACGGCAGAAGAGGTCGGAATTTACAGCGCCGCCGCGAAAACCGCCTTTTTTGTCAATTTTGTGCTCATGGCTTTCACCTCGATTTTTGCGCCGCGGATTTCGCAGCTCTATCATCAGGGAAAAATTGACGAATTGGAACGATTGTTCAAAACAGTGACGCGCTGGATTTTTAGCTTGAGTTTACCGGTGTTTTTGCTGATGATTTTGTTAGGAAAAGATGTGCTTTCCCTGTTCGGCGCGAAATTTAGTTCGGGTTTTTTTGCACTGGCGCTGCTCTCCGCCGGTTATCTCATCAACGCTTCGGTGGGGTCGGTACGCTACATGCTGACCATGGCGGAAAAGGAAAAAGTCGCTCTCTGGGATACGATTGCTTTGAGCGCATTGAATGTCGTTTTGAATATTTTTTTCATTCCCCGCTTCGGCATCAACGGCGCCGCGGCGGCAACGGCGATTTCCGTGATGCTGATCAACTGGCTGATGCTGGCGCAGGTGCGCAGTTATTTGAAAATTCATCCCTACGAAAAGGCTTTTTTCAAACCACTTTTGGCGGGAATTTTGATCGTCATCGCCAGCTATTTTTTCATTCAGCAATGGGGCGGTCAATTAATTGTTTTGAAAATATTTGTCTTAACCTTGACAGTCGTCACAGGATATTTGATAATTTTGCGTATATTAGGAGTTGATGAGCAGGATCGATTTGTTTTGAGGGCGCTGAGATGGAAGTAG
- a CDS encoding ATP-binding protein produces the protein MFVERAITSQLLKLINNFPAVGIVGPRQVGKTTLAKHLMNQIDRECIYLDLELEEDQSKLYEPQLYLEQHVDKCVVLDEIQQMPHLFPVLRGLIDKKRVPGRFIILGSASPDLLKQSSESLAGRIVYQVLNPFNLTEVAADFDMNSHWFKGGFPESFLLADEELHRIWIRNFIRTYIERDLPMLGLSVTPILMRRLWSMLAHFHGGIWNASNFARALGVTIPTINRYVEFLESAFIIHRLQPYYTNIKKRLVKSPKIYIRDSGILHHLVGIISFEDLQGNVIIGNSWEGYVIEQIKQIVPGEIDLYYYRTHNGTESDLILTRGNKVIACIEIKYTTAPRLSKGFLIAINDLKSKTNFIITPKSETYQIHENVTVCSLLEFLSKHIINLYGT, from the coding sequence ATGTTTGTTGAGCGCGCTATTACATCCCAACTCCTCAAGCTGATCAATAATTTCCCGGCTGTCGGTATTGTCGGGCCGCGGCAGGTTGGTAAGACCACACTGGCAAAACATTTGATGAATCAAATTGACAGAGAGTGTATTTATTTGGATCTTGAGTTAGAGGAAGATCAAAGTAAGCTATATGAACCACAGCTTTACCTTGAGCAACATGTTGACAAGTGCGTTGTTTTAGATGAAATTCAGCAAATGCCACATCTGTTTCCTGTTTTGCGAGGGCTGATCGATAAAAAAAGGGTACCGGGACGCTTTATTATTTTAGGCTCTGCTTCACCGGATTTGTTGAAACAAAGTTCAGAGTCTCTGGCTGGCAGAATTGTTTACCAGGTATTAAATCCGTTTAATCTCACAGAAGTTGCTGCTGACTTTGACATGAACAGCCATTGGTTCAAGGGCGGTTTTCCGGAATCATTTTTATTGGCGGATGAGGAATTACATCGAATCTGGATCAGAAATTTCATCCGGACTTACATCGAAAGAGATTTGCCTATGCTTGGTCTGTCAGTCACGCCTATTTTGATGAGGAGATTGTGGTCAATGCTGGCTCATTTTCACGGAGGAATTTGGAACGCCAGCAACTTTGCCAGAGCGCTGGGAGTGACAATACCCACAATTAATCGCTATGTTGAATTTTTAGAGTCAGCTTTTATTATCCATCGGTTGCAACCCTATTATACGAACATAAAAAAAAGATTAGTGAAATCGCCGAAGATTTACATCAGAGATAGCGGCATCTTACACCACCTTGTCGGTATCATAAGTTTTGAGGATTTACAGGGAAATGTTATTATAGGAAATTCCTGGGAAGGTTATGTCATAGAGCAAATCAAACAAATAGTGCCCGGCGAAATAGATTTATATTATTATCGCACTCATAATGGCACTGAAAGTGATTTGATTTTAACGCGGGGCAACAAAGTCATTGCATGTATTGAAATAAAATATACTACGGCGCCACGATTATCCAAAGGCTTTCTCATTGCGATCAATGATCTGAAATCAAAGACCAATTTTATTATAACTCCAAAGTCAGAGACATATCAGATTCATGAGAACGTAACGGTATGTAGCCTTTTGGAGTTTTTAAGCAAACATATTATAAACTTATACGGAACCTGA
- a CDS encoding glycosyltransferase family 2 protein — translation YPNYRCVVVENGSADDSAQKLAQFKDIELIRNHENLGFAGGNNSGIKFALKEKFDYILLLNNDTEVNGQFLTFLVAEMEADADVGIAGSKIYYWGSQRKIWSAGGGISRFLKRTYQYAENQMDRGQADQRREVDFVSGCAMLIRREVVEKIGALDPIYFMYYEDVDYCQRAQGAGFKVIYVPQSVVWHKVSATSNRSFRDYYRMRNHIIFMRKIFGYGPLRIAFLSLIVSKERAARILARKFLKGDSESFWKRMLSLSKGYLDGMKFVCWGK, via the coding sequence ACTATCCCAATTACCGCTGCGTGGTGGTGGAAAATGGCTCTGCTGATGATTCCGCGCAAAAATTGGCGCAGTTCAAAGACATCGAGCTAATCCGCAATCACGAGAATTTAGGTTTTGCCGGCGGCAACAATTCAGGCATTAAGTTTGCTCTGAAAGAGAAGTTTGACTATATTTTGCTTCTCAACAATGATACGGAAGTAAATGGTCAATTTTTGACCTTTTTGGTGGCGGAAATGGAAGCAGACGCCGACGTGGGCATTGCCGGGTCCAAGATTTATTATTGGGGATCGCAGCGGAAAATTTGGTCCGCCGGCGGAGGAATTTCCCGCTTTCTCAAGCGGACTTATCAGTACGCGGAGAATCAAATGGATCGCGGCCAGGCTGACCAACGCCGGGAAGTAGATTTTGTGTCCGGCTGCGCCATGCTCATTCGCCGTGAAGTCGTAGAAAAAATCGGCGCTCTCGATCCGATTTATTTCATGTATTACGAAGACGTGGACTATTGCCAGCGCGCGCAAGGGGCGGGTTTCAAGGTGATTTACGTGCCCCAGTCCGTGGTCTGGCACAAAGTGAGCGCTACGAGCAATCGCTCCTTTCGCGACTATTATCGGATGCGGAATCACATTATTTTCATGAGAAAGATTTTCGGCTACGGACCGCTGCGCATCGCGTTTTTGTCTTTGATCGTCAGCAAGGAAAGGGCGGCGAGGATTTTGGCGAGGAAGTTTTTGAAGGGGGATAGTGAAAGTTTTTGGAAAAGAATGCTCTCGTTGTCCAAGGGATATCTTGATGGAATGAAATTTGTTTGTTGGGGAAAATAA
- a CDS encoding O-antigen ligase family protein produces the protein MVAYLIFVGFFDLYLSGTRYQLGWSKRGNFDTFLLLALLFLSSILLSSLSSSNLTMVLKALFKWVEIFFISFLIFWYVRDFGRFKIVYWLIFLSTIVSILFTFYQVFSSKLVLFQDRILPGYDSLYAFCLILPFWQRNEKFITRLLTIFLLLCAFLSLSRGVWLGIFLIFLAYQKIYNNKKLVLKLSAIFVIIGVVGLLLIEPLQQFVLKRVEEILTLKNVSNVERISLINYALLGFSSSPLWGIGALNFPSYLAKHGLTRGLVAKDLSVLAPHNLFLQILTEQGIFGFVIICLIFFFLYIILKKSWRVFADSCEMKPYLVGVQFLAISVLITVSLGFIANQFRLNFALFIGLTMSLLKLPKKRIWRKEGNEK, from the coding sequence GTGGTTGCCTACTTAATTTTTGTGGGGTTTTTCGATTTATATTTATCGGGAACACGCTATCAATTAGGTTGGTCAAAAAGAGGTAATTTTGATACTTTTTTGCTTTTGGCACTGTTGTTCTTGAGCTCAATTTTGCTCTCCTCGTTGTCGTCCTCAAATTTGACGATGGTTCTGAAAGCTCTTTTCAAATGGGTAGAGATATTTTTTATTTCTTTTCTAATATTTTGGTATGTCAGGGACTTTGGCAGATTTAAAATTGTCTATTGGCTGATTTTTTTGTCAACGATTGTGTCGATTCTTTTTACTTTTTACCAGGTTTTCTCAAGCAAACTGGTTTTATTTCAGGATAGAATTTTGCCGGGATATGATTCGCTTTATGCGTTTTGTTTGATATTGCCCTTTTGGCAAAGAAATGAAAAATTCATTACGCGCTTGTTGACAATTTTTTTACTCCTTTGTGCTTTTTTGTCGCTTTCTCGTGGCGTCTGGTTAGGAATTTTTCTAATTTTTCTGGCTTATCAAAAAATTTACAATAACAAGAAGCTGGTTTTAAAACTGTCAGCAATTTTTGTCATTATTGGCGTTGTGGGCCTCTTACTAATCGAGCCATTGCAGCAATTTGTTCTTAAAAGAGTGGAAGAAATTCTTACTCTGAAGAATGTAAGCAACGTAGAAAGGATTTCGCTCATCAATTATGCTTTGCTCGGGTTTAGCAGCTCGCCGCTTTGGGGAATTGGCGCTCTTAATTTTCCGTCATATTTAGCGAAGCATGGGTTAACGAGAGGGTTGGTGGCAAAAGATTTGTCGGTACTGGCTCCCCATAATCTTTTTTTGCAGATTTTAACTGAACAAGGAATTTTTGGTTTTGTAATTATTTGTTTGATTTTTTTCTTTCTTTATATTATATTAAAAAAAAGTTGGCGCGTATTTGCGGATAGTTGCGAAATGAAACCCTATCTGGTTGGCGTGCAATTTTTAGCTATTTCAGTTTTAATTACAGTGTCTTTGGGTTTTATTGCAAATCAATTTCGATTAAATTTTGCTCTATTTATCGGGCTAACAATGTCGTTGTTGAAATTACCAAAGAAGAGAATTTGGCGAAAAGAAGGCAATGAAAAATAA
- a CDS encoding glycosyltransferase family 4 protein, which yields MKICIDARVVINEKTGIGNYTYNLIKSLLQIDRKNEYLIYVFSGLAESHPLQKLEYENLSKRIISLRPVTSKQQIAVRKLLAHDSPDVYHYPNWDVPIFQNVKTIFTIHDLTYLLHKNFYAKHSRLKEIYTFLNIKYGIKKAEKIISVSQTTKDDLQKLFEISDSKVKVINEAFEEKFLERFTVGHQKKVLSAFGIGEKYFLFVGERRPHKNLPRIIEAFQKFQQKNRDYSLVIIGKSYAQYKEDLKTIERLKLGKNVVVLNYVKDEFMPVLFQAAEAFVFASLYEGFGIPVLEAMASETPVITSNISATNEISGDAAIKVNPYNAKNIADAMNRITKDESLRKNLVERGKKRVKQFSWEKTAQQTLLLYEEIAKK from the coding sequence ATGAAGATATGTATTGACGCCAGAGTCGTCATCAATGAAAAGACTGGAATTGGGAATTACACTTATAATCTAATTAAATCTTTGCTTCAAATTGACAGAAAAAATGAATATTTGATTTACGTTTTTTCGGGTTTGGCTGAAAGTCATCCGTTACAAAAACTCGAATATGAGAATTTGTCAAAGCGAATAATTAGTTTGCGCCCGGTGACGTCAAAACAGCAAATTGCCGTGCGAAAGTTGCTTGCTCACGACTCACCGGACGTGTATCATTACCCAAATTGGGATGTGCCGATTTTTCAGAACGTAAAAACAATTTTTACAATTCATGATTTGACTTATTTGCTTCATAAGAATTTTTACGCCAAGCATAGCCGTTTGAAAGAAATATATACTTTTTTGAACATCAAGTATGGAATAAAAAAGGCGGAAAAAATTATCTCTGTGTCTCAGACTACCAAAGATGATTTGCAAAAATTATTTGAAATTAGCGATAGTAAAGTAAAAGTCATAAATGAAGCGTTTGAAGAAAAATTTCTCGAAAGATTTACAGTTGGGCATCAAAAAAAAGTGTTGTCTGCCTTTGGCATTGGAGAAAAATATTTTTTATTTGTCGGCGAAAGGAGACCACACAAAAATTTGCCACGAATAATTGAGGCTTTTCAAAAATTTCAACAAAAGAATCGAGATTATTCTTTGGTTATCATTGGCAAATCTTATGCACAGTACAAAGAAGATTTGAAGACTATTGAGCGTTTGAAATTAGGCAAGAATGTCGTAGTGCTGAATTACGTCAAAGATGAATTTATGCCTGTTCTTTTCCAGGCGGCAGAGGCGTTTGTTTTTGCCTCTTTATACGAAGGATTTGGTATCCCGGTTTTAGAAGCAATGGCCTCAGAAACGCCGGTAATTACGTCAAATATTTCGGCTACAAATGAAATTTCCGGGGACGCGGCAATAAAAGTGAATCCTTACAATGCAAAGAATATTGCCGATGCGATGAACCGAATCACTAAAGATGAAAGTTTGAGAAAAAATCTGGTCGAGAGAGGGAAGAAAAGAGTTAAACAGTTCAGTTGGGAAAAGACAGCGCAACAGACTTTGTTACTTTATGAAGAAATCGCGAAAAAATAA
- a CDS encoding glycosyltransferase family 4 protein: protein MKKSRKNKTKLNNKIKVAHVQLLPIMSGVQRAMFDILLRLDRQKFDLLVICQNEGELTENLKKNNIDYFCIPALKREIHPLYDVVAFFKLVRILKKEGVQIIHTHSSKPGMLGRFAASVAGVKVRIHTVQGFAFHEFSDRQKVFLLSLAERLAGLVSDKIIFVNNKDYLFARENKLAAEQKLVQIPNGIELNGSVELKNIRKELGFEDSVKLVGSVGRLWKQKAPQYFILAIPEVIEKHPQARFVLTGDGPLERELRELAAKLGVEKYVRFLGWRKDAKRVLAEYDVFVQTSLWEGLSLSIMEAMAAAKPVVASDIKGNNELVVDGKTGFLVPPKQPKDLADKINFLLDQPALRKKMGAAGRLRMEKNFAIEQVADKIENLYLTLISQN, encoded by the coding sequence ATGAAGAAATCGCGAAAAAATAAAACAAAATTGAATAATAAAATCAAAGTCGCACACGTTCAACTTCTGCCCATCATGAGCGGCGTACAGCGGGCGATGTTTGACATCTTGCTGCGCCTGGACAGACAAAAATTTGATTTACTGGTCATTTGCCAAAACGAAGGCGAATTGACGGAAAATTTAAAGAAAAATAATATCGACTATTTTTGTATCCCGGCGTTGAAAAGGGAGATTCATCCGCTTTACGATGTTGTTGCTTTTTTTAAATTGGTAAGAATTTTAAAGAAAGAAGGCGTACAAATTATTCACACGCATTCTTCAAAGCCGGGAATGTTAGGTCGATTTGCCGCGAGTGTCGCCGGGGTTAAAGTGCGTATTCACACAGTGCAGGGGTTTGCGTTTCACGAGTTTTCAGATCGGCAAAAGGTGTTCCTGCTTTCGTTGGCGGAGAGATTGGCAGGGTTGGTTTCTGATAAAATTATTTTTGTCAATAACAAAGATTACCTGTTTGCACGTGAAAACAAACTTGCTGCCGAGCAAAAGTTGGTTCAAATTCCAAACGGGATCGAACTAAATGGCTCTGTTGAGCTGAAAAATATTAGAAAAGAGTTGGGCTTTGAAGATAGCGTTAAACTCGTTGGCTCTGTCGGCAGGCTCTGGAAACAAAAAGCGCCGCAGTATTTCATTTTGGCGATTCCTGAAGTCATTGAAAAACATCCCCAGGCACGGTTTGTGCTCACCGGAGATGGCCCATTGGAAAGAGAATTACGCGAATTAGCCGCGAAGTTGGGCGTTGAAAAATATGTGCGTTTTTTAGGCTGGCGTAAAGATGCTAAAAGAGTTCTGGCAGAATACGACGTTTTTGTACAAACTTCCTTGTGGGAAGGATTGTCGCTTTCCATCATGGAGGCAATGGCAGCGGCAAAGCCTGTCGTGGCGAGCGACATCAAAGGCAACAATGAACTTGTAGTTGACGGAAAAACCGGATTTTTAGTGCCGCCGAAACAGCCAAAAGACCTGGCGGATAAGATTAATTTTTTGCTTGATCAACCGGCATTGAGAAAAAAAATGGGAGCGGCAGGACGGCTGCGGATGGAGAAAAATTTTGCCATTGAGCAAGTTGCTGACAAAATTGAAAATCTCTATTTAACTTTAATTTCTCAAAATTGA
- a CDS encoding undecaprenyl/decaprenyl-phosphate alpha-N-acetylglucosaminyl 1-phosphate transferase yields MRLLALTLVSAFFTTVAMTLIVKKVAIHRQLFARSNGRSIHSKPTPVLGGVAIFVAFVVSYIVIFTFATSALAPLLREMFVFLTGGLVILGLGVYDDIFGATWYQKFIVEFLAGAIVLFAGYQISALNFFPGQSVNLGWLGVPFTLMWIIAITNAINLIDGLDGLAAGVSLLAALAMMFISLWFGNIASAFPAAILAGSLAAFLIFNFNPAKIFLGDSGSLFLGFMLACFSINGTFRNNSGVALYIPIIVLGIPITDMLLAFFRRLAKGVNPFQADREHIHHQLLYLGLSHRSAMLLINFVSLCWGAIGVFLYISPGRYSYALLLIIFLTLALGIQKLGFFRYFVLTQK; encoded by the coding sequence ATGCGCTTGTTGGCTTTAACGTTGGTCTCTGCTTTTTTTACCACTGTGGCGATGACGCTGATTGTGAAAAAAGTGGCAATTCACCGTCAGCTATTTGCCCGGAGCAACGGCCGGTCGATACATAGCAAGCCGACTCCGGTGCTCGGCGGCGTGGCAATATTTGTCGCTTTTGTCGTCAGCTATATCGTTATTTTCACGTTTGCCACGTCGGCGCTGGCGCCGTTGTTGCGGGAAATGTTCGTTTTTCTAACGGGCGGATTGGTCATTTTGGGTCTGGGCGTTTACGACGATATTTTCGGCGCGACCTGGTACCAGAAATTCATCGTGGAATTTCTGGCCGGCGCGATTGTTCTTTTTGCCGGCTATCAGATTTCCGCGCTGAATTTTTTCCCGGGGCAGTCGGTGAATTTGGGCTGGCTGGGCGTGCCGTTCACGCTGATGTGGATTATCGCCATTACTAACGCTATCAATTTGATTGACGGGTTGGACGGTCTGGCAGCAGGAGTCAGTTTGCTCGCCGCGTTGGCGATGATGTTCATCTCGCTCTGGTTCGGAAATATCGCTTCGGCGTTCCCGGCGGCGATTCTGGCGGGTTCCCTGGCGGCGTTTCTGATTTTTAATTTCAATCCGGCGAAGATTTTTTTGGGGGATTCCGGCAGTCTCTTTTTGGGATTCATGCTGGCATGCTTTTCCATCAACGGCACTTTTCGGAACAATTCCGGCGTGGCGTTGTATATTCCAATAATTGTACTGGGAATTCCCATAACGGATATGCTGCTGGCATTTTTTCGCCGTCTGGCCAAAGGCGTCAATCCGTTTCAGGCGGACCGCGAGCACATTCATCACCAATTGCTTTATTTGGGTTTGAGCCACCGCAGCGCCATGTTGCTGATCAATTTTGTCAGTCTTTGCTGGGGCGCTATCGGCGTATTTTTGTACATCTCACCCGGCCGCTACAGCTATGCGCTGCTGTTGATTATTTTTCTCACATTAGCCCTGGGCATCCAGAAATTGGGATTTTTCCGCTATTTTGTACTAACGCAAAAATAA
- a CDS encoding NAD-dependent epimerase/dehydratase family protein gives MRVLITGGAGFIGSHLAEELLNRGDMVYVIDDLSTGRLENVEHLMSSPRFNIAVENILNETVMDRLVSECDIIYHLAAAVGVELIVNKPVEVIERNILGTEMVLKLAARYLKDVVITSTSEIYGKSEKVPFRETDDRVLGPTIKNRWSYSSTKAIDEFLALAYHKEKNIGATIVRLFNTVGPRQTGRYGMVIPRFVVRALKNEPITVYGSGQQIRCFGYVSDVINGMISLANNKGANGQIFNLGNDQPISILDLAKKIKEKTDSKSEIVFVPYNEAYEEGFEDMSVRIPDLSKIKTLVGYEPKYNLDMILDEVIKYFSHDKLAI, from the coding sequence ATGAGAGTACTAATTACAGGCGGAGCAGGATTTATCGGTTCGCATCTTGCGGAAGAATTGCTGAATCGCGGCGACATGGTTTACGTGATAGACGATCTTTCGACGGGCAGACTGGAAAATGTGGAGCATTTGATGTCCAGTCCAAGATTCAATATCGCCGTAGAAAATATTTTGAACGAGACAGTCATGGATCGCCTGGTGAGCGAGTGCGACATCATTTACCACCTTGCTGCTGCCGTGGGCGTGGAGCTGATTGTAAACAAGCCGGTAGAGGTAATTGAGCGAAATATTCTGGGCACGGAAATGGTGCTAAAATTAGCGGCGCGCTATCTGAAAGATGTGGTCATCACTTCTACTTCGGAAATTTACGGCAAAAGCGAAAAGGTTCCTTTCAGAGAAACTGATGATCGGGTTTTGGGGCCGACGATAAAAAACCGCTGGAGCTATTCCAGCACCAAAGCAATTGATGAATTTTTAGCTTTGGCTTACCACAAAGAAAAAAATATTGGCGCGACCATTGTGCGTTTGTTTAACACCGTAGGCCCGCGCCAGACAGGACGCTACGGCATGGTGATTCCGCGTTTTGTCGTGAGGGCGCTGAAAAATGAGCCGATCACTGTTTATGGCAGCGGCCAGCAAATTCGTTGTTTTGGCTACGTCAGCGACGTGATTAATGGGATGATCTCATTGGCGAATAATAAAGGTGCTAACGGGCAAATTTTCAATTTGGGGAATGACCAACCCATCAGCATTTTGGATTTGGCGAAAAAGATTAAAGAAAAAACCGATTCCAAGTCAGAAATCGTGTTTGTGCCGTACAATGAAGCCTACGAGGAAGGATTTGAGGATATGTCGGTGCGAATTCCCGACTTGAGTAAAATTAAGACATTGGTAGGTTACGAACCCAAATATAATTTGGATATGATTTTAGACGAAGTGATCAAATATTTTTCGCATGATAAATTGGCGATTTAG